One Candidatus Nitrososphaera evergladensis SR1 genomic window carries:
- a CDS encoding translation initiation factor eIF-1A, with product MGKKKVLSESELKEMVMPQQGELLGRVIKLVGGDNIIVKCTDGKVRTCRIRGKIKRRMWIRDNDLVLVAPWDFQSERADIIWRYISAHAEKMKAEGHLQGLD from the coding sequence ATAGGCAAGAAAAAGGTACTTTCTGAATCAGAGCTAAAAGAGATGGTTATGCCTCAGCAGGGAGAGCTATTAGGCAGAGTAATCAAGCTGGTCGGCGGCGACAACATCATAGTAAAGTGCACCGACGGCAAGGTGAGGACATGCCGTATTAGGGGCAAGATAAAGCGCAGGATGTGGATCCGTGACAACGACCTTGTTCTTGTTGCGCCATGGGACTTCCAGTCTGAAAGGGCAGACATCATCTGGCGCTACATCTCTGCTCATGCAGAAAAGATGAAGGCAGAAGGCCATCTGCAGGGTCTTGATTAA
- the lysX gene encoding lysine biosynthesis protein LysX: MAVELCIIYDKVRFEEKALYDKALEKGLKAQIVDGKNITVGTESKKSDLALGDVVMQRSVSHYRGLYLTACLEFLDYPVINKFQTAETCGNKLVTSLVLAKNNIPTPKTQMAFSAESAIEVIRKTGLPLVLKPIVGSWGRGVFPLRDDETASMIVEMREENDSPLARIYYVQEMIDRPPRDIRCIVVGDRVVTAIYRYSAENEWRTNVARGGKAELAPMTKELEDLALRAAKAVGGGIVGVDLMEDKNRGLVVHEVNNTVEFRGAASVSTNDIPGAMIDYAVSLVKK; encoded by the coding sequence ATGGCAGTCGAACTCTGCATAATCTACGACAAGGTGCGCTTTGAGGAAAAGGCGCTCTATGACAAGGCCCTTGAAAAGGGATTAAAGGCGCAGATAGTGGATGGAAAAAACATCACCGTCGGCACCGAAAGCAAAAAGAGCGACCTTGCACTCGGCGACGTGGTAATGCAGAGAAGCGTGAGCCATTACCGTGGCCTGTACCTCACAGCCTGCCTTGAATTTCTTGATTACCCAGTAATTAACAAGTTCCAGACCGCAGAGACGTGCGGTAACAAGCTTGTCACGTCGCTCGTGCTGGCAAAGAACAACATCCCGACGCCCAAGACGCAGATGGCGTTTTCAGCCGAGTCTGCAATTGAGGTGATACGCAAGACCGGCCTGCCACTAGTGCTCAAGCCAATAGTCGGCTCGTGGGGCAGGGGCGTTTTTCCGCTGCGCGACGACGAGACCGCAAGCATGATTGTGGAAATGAGGGAGGAAAACGACAGCCCGCTTGCAAGGATCTACTATGTGCAGGAAATGATAGACAGGCCGCCACGCGACATCCGCTGCATCGTGGTAGGCGACAGGGTCGTGACTGCAATATACCGCTACTCTGCCGAAAACGAGTGGCGCACAAACGTCGCCCGCGGAGGCAAGGCCGAGCTTGCGCCGATGACAAAAGAGCTTGAAGATCTGGCGCTGCGGGCGGCAAAGGCGGTGGGCGGCGGAATCGTGGGCGTCGACCTTATGGAAGACAAGAACCGCGGCCTCGTGGTCCACGAAGTAAACAACACCGTAGAATTCCGCGGTGCTGCAAGCGTTTCTACAAACGACATCCCTGGCGCAATGATAGATTACGCCGTCAGCCTGGTAAAGAAGTAG
- the lysM gene encoding HTH-type transcriptional regulator LysM, producing the protein MSISNMDETDEKIIRILQADSRKAFVDIANEIGLSESAVRRRVKNLTDSGIVKRFTIELGASDKTSAITLISVSSTADTSAVSQRLMKLAGVEVVYEITGQYDIAAIIAAPAIVEINKCIDDIRKIEGVSDTNTVIILKTMR; encoded by the coding sequence ATGTCAATTAGCAACATGGACGAAACGGACGAAAAGATAATCCGCATCCTGCAGGCCGATTCAAGAAAGGCGTTTGTGGACATTGCAAACGAGATCGGCCTTTCCGAGTCAGCCGTCAGAAGGCGCGTCAAGAACCTGACAGACAGCGGCATAGTAAAGCGCTTTACGATAGAGCTAGGCGCTTCGGACAAGACAAGCGCAATAACGCTTATCTCGGTAAGCTCTACTGCCGACACCTCGGCAGTTTCGCAGAGGTTGATGAAGCTTGCCGGCGTCGAAGTAGTCTACGAGATCACGGGCCAGTACGACATTGCAGCAATCATTGCCGCGCCTGCTATCGTCGAGATAAACAAGTGCATCGACGACATCCGCAAGATAGAAGGCGTGTCTGACACCAACACCGTCATAATACTAAAGACGATGCGCTAG
- a CDS encoding cupredoxin domain-containing protein gives MDARKTKIIVPIVIAIAIAGTAVAVLSSTGGAQRNNVSTLATSGLTSNNYNTDSSAAASTSTTTTATDAKPTAASTATSSSIKMSAKEEDETYRWVTSDGGSNPSLKMSANTDNVVQIDNPTDAKHELVINDSSGKEVGSSGDIAPNGSGQLSFKPTAAGTFEYHCEYHPDTMKGTIEVSGSPS, from the coding sequence ATGGACGCAAGAAAGACCAAAATTATTGTTCCAATTGTTATAGCAATAGCAATTGCGGGCACTGCGGTGGCTGTCTTGTCTTCTACTGGAGGCGCACAGCGCAACAATGTGTCAACACTAGCAACAAGCGGCTTGACATCAAACAACTACAATACTGATTCTAGTGCAGCAGCAAGTACTAGCACTACTACTACTGCTACCGATGCCAAGCCAACCGCTGCTTCCACTGCTACTAGCTCTTCCATCAAAATGAGCGCAAAGGAAGAAGATGAAACATACCGATGGGTCACAAGCGACGGCGGCAGCAATCCTTCTCTAAAAATGTCTGCCAACACAGACAATGTTGTACAGATTGACAACCCTACTGACGCCAAGCATGAGCTGGTCATAAACGACTCAAGTGGTAAGGAAGTTGGATCAAGCGGAGACATTGCACCAAACGGCTCAGGTCAGCTTTCGTTCAAGCCCACCGCGGCTGGGACATTTGAGTACCATTGTGAGTACCATCCAGACACTATGAAGGGAACAATCGAAGTTAGTGGAAGTCCCTCCTAA
- a CDS encoding [LysW]-aminoadipate/[LysW]-glutamate kinase gives MIVIKIGGSVVDGLHPSTLADIKAIAEKEKLVFVHGGGKEVTATATKLGKEQKFIVSPGGVRSRYTDKETADIYTMVMSGKINKAIVGMLLRQGIKAVGVAGVDGGILKAERKKKLMVINEKGRKMVIDGGYTGKINDVDPSLVNTLVNSGYVPVVSPIALSEEFDFLNVDGDRAAAYVAGGVKADKVIFITNVNGLMLNEKLVTGMNLEQAKATLPKIGFGMEKKVLACTEALEMGVREAIIASGQVDNPISSAIAHNNCTVITPK, from the coding sequence ATGATAGTCATAAAGATAGGGGGAAGCGTGGTCGACGGGCTGCACCCGTCAACGCTTGCCGACATCAAGGCAATAGCAGAGAAAGAGAAACTGGTCTTTGTGCACGGCGGTGGCAAGGAGGTGACGGCGACAGCGACCAAGCTTGGCAAGGAACAAAAGTTCATCGTCTCGCCAGGCGGCGTGCGCAGCAGGTACACTGACAAGGAAACCGCTGACATTTACACGATGGTCATGTCAGGCAAGATAAACAAGGCGATTGTTGGAATGCTGTTGCGCCAAGGAATAAAGGCAGTAGGCGTCGCCGGCGTCGACGGCGGCATATTGAAAGCCGAGCGGAAGAAAAAACTGATGGTGATAAACGAAAAGGGAAGGAAGATGGTCATCGACGGCGGCTACACGGGCAAGATAAACGACGTCGACCCGTCGCTTGTAAACACGCTGGTGAACAGCGGCTATGTGCCGGTGGTGTCGCCTATTGCGCTTTCTGAAGAATTCGACTTTCTTAACGTGGACGGCGACAGGGCGGCCGCATACGTGGCCGGAGGCGTCAAGGCAGACAAGGTGATATTTATCACCAACGTCAACGGACTGATGCTCAACGAAAAGCTGGTCACGGGCATGAACCTGGAGCAGGCAAAAGCAACGCTTCCAAAGATAGGCTTTGGCATGGAAAAGAAGGTGCTTGCCTGCACGGAAGCGCTAGAGATGGGCGTCAGGGAGGCCATAATCGCGTCCGGCCAGGTCGACAACCCTATATCGTCGGCGATTGCTCACAACAACTGCACGGTGATAACCCCAAAATGA
- a CDS encoding class I SAM-dependent methyltransferase translates to MTIAAGGRMLNFGYWDDSSSAKTPLEAQQMLCAAVGELAELASSMTVLDVGSGLGAPAAYWKSCYKSLQVACVNINFSQLQNSKDAQASLVNATSTALPFASNSVDRVIALESAQHFRPLGRFVQESARVLDSGGLLVMAIPVLKLRKKRLLHFLSLGILAVTWSSEHYDPEYVERAITGAGLSIESSRYIGKNVYGPLADYYLKNRENLRPRILAAYPAYLEKILYRSILKMKQLSDKGDIEYVLLKARKTDTLTREKP, encoded by the coding sequence ATGACCATTGCAGCCGGAGGCAGGATGCTCAATTTCGGCTACTGGGACGATTCTTCTTCCGCAAAAACACCGCTTGAAGCGCAACAGATGCTCTGCGCTGCAGTTGGCGAGCTGGCCGAGCTTGCGTCTTCCATGACTGTTCTAGACGTTGGGAGCGGCCTTGGCGCACCTGCGGCCTACTGGAAATCCTGCTACAAATCGCTGCAGGTTGCCTGCGTGAACATTAATTTTTCGCAGCTACAGAATTCCAAGGATGCGCAGGCATCCTTGGTAAACGCCACTTCTACAGCGCTGCCTTTTGCCAGTAATTCGGTGGACAGGGTAATAGCGCTTGAATCGGCGCAGCACTTTCGGCCACTTGGCCGGTTTGTACAGGAGTCTGCCAGGGTACTTGACAGCGGCGGCCTCTTGGTCATGGCAATTCCTGTACTAAAACTGCGCAAGAAGAGGCTGCTGCATTTCTTGAGCCTTGGAATACTGGCTGTGACCTGGTCGTCGGAGCACTATGATCCAGAATACGTCGAGCGCGCAATTACGGGCGCGGGCCTGTCGATAGAGTCAAGCCGCTACATCGGGAAAAATGTCTACGGGCCGCTTGCCGACTATTACCTGAAAAACAGGGAAAACTTGCGGCCAAGAATACTTGCTGCATACCCTGCCTACCTTGAAAAGATACTGTACAGGTCGATTTTGAAAATGAAGCAGCTGTCAGACAAAGGTGACATTGAATATGTCCTGCTAAAGGCAAGAAAAACAGACACCTTGACCCGGGAAAAACCTTAG
- a CDS encoding helix-turn-helix domain-containing protein: MSMYRRYTLDEVKRKIVDVLQNAGTGLSGVELADKTGINRMTITKYLDIMNTMGLVKKKKTGTVNVWFLETGISDIEFPVNYVQVQQRLIDFALAGEEEQARRLLISVLNSNIDQVKIITDVILPAANTVGELYSRGRLGKTERAHLASMMVEFIDLVKFNAHPAEPKMNAHVLCVAGTDDRAHLAKSAAVVFQILGWDSRYVGSVEQDIDPFFDIDLQRYVSKAWGNKHGLMLMCVFSSGEGPLRFIASTVKAIGGRLKGELRLAALAPEAEAAAGENADYAAKDLQGIVDWAERQYILIVSSRM, from the coding sequence ATGTCGATGTACCGGCGCTACACGCTCGATGAGGTAAAGCGGAAAATAGTTGACGTGCTTCAGAACGCCGGCACCGGGCTTTCAGGCGTCGAGCTTGCCGACAAGACGGGCATCAACCGCATGACGATTACAAAATACCTGGACATCATGAACACGATGGGCCTCGTAAAAAAGAAAAAGACAGGCACCGTCAACGTGTGGTTTTTGGAAACAGGCATCTCTGACATCGAGTTTCCGGTCAACTATGTGCAGGTGCAGCAGAGGCTCATTGACTTTGCGCTTGCCGGAGAGGAGGAGCAGGCCCGCAGGCTCTTGATAAGCGTGCTTAACTCCAACATCGACCAGGTAAAGATCATAACAGACGTCATCCTGCCTGCGGCAAACACCGTTGGAGAGCTGTACAGCAGGGGCAGGCTTGGCAAGACAGAGCGCGCGCACCTTGCCTCCATGATGGTCGAGTTCATCGATCTAGTGAAATTCAACGCGCACCCTGCAGAGCCAAAGATGAACGCCCACGTGCTTTGCGTTGCAGGCACCGACGACAGGGCGCACCTTGCCAAGAGCGCGGCTGTCGTCTTTCAGATACTTGGATGGGACTCGCGCTATGTGGGAAGCGTCGAGCAGGACATCGACCCCTTTTTCGACATTGACCTGCAGCGCTACGTGAGCAAGGCATGGGGAAACAAGCACGGGCTGATGCTGATGTGCGTGTTTTCGTCCGGCGAAGGCCCGCTGCGCTTTATTGCTTCCACCGTCAAGGCAATTGGAGGCCGGCTCAAGGGAGAATTGCGCCTTGCCGCCCTTGCCCCGGAAGCCGAGGCGGCTGCCGGCGAAAACGCCGACTATGCAGCAAAGGACCTGCAGGGGATTGTGGACTGGGCAGAGCGCCAGTACATCCTCATAGTTTCCTCTAGAATGTAG
- a CDS encoding methyltransferase family protein — translation MSSSSAPSSFARSEFKMLTGFWVSKALMAAVEFDLFTKLAGGRQITLQELQKTLGMERRPLAGPAEIAISYC, via the coding sequence ATGTCGTCCTCTTCTGCTCCCTCCTCTTTCGCCCGATCCGAATTCAAGATGCTGACGGGCTTCTGGGTCTCAAAAGCCCTGATGGCTGCAGTAGAGTTTGATCTGTTTACAAAGCTCGCCGGCGGCAGGCAGATCACCTTGCAAGAGCTGCAGAAAACTCTTGGAATGGAAAGGCGGCCTCTTGCAGGCCCTGCCGAGATTGCCATCAGCTATTGTTAA
- a CDS encoding methane monooxygenase/ammonia monooxygenase subunit C, with amino-acid sequence MIYISIVFTTASIQPLIFFKCRGNKMAQMPALIPREVEIQRLKKIYIMVICLGSIAASVEVDNFVDGSLHQTAIRDSAFTPAHWWLYSHFVALPIGWGMVAMYDRRVPILRGPNNSMNTGLKITIIGYLATMFTIGVNEMWHFWFVEEIFSVPNHWMFNMGVVVAFMGALAYVVRVYARLVELGAETPARNPYVAEMYKLALEGKLYSRSIP; translated from the coding sequence ATGATATATATATCTATAGTATTTACAACAGCATCTATTCAACCATTAATTTTCTTTAAATGTCGAGGTAACAAAATGGCACAAATGCCCGCACTGATACCAAGAGAAGTCGAAATCCAGAGACTGAAGAAGATCTACATCATGGTGATATGCCTCGGGTCTATCGCCGCTTCGGTAGAAGTAGACAACTTCGTCGATGGCTCGCTGCACCAGACTGCAATCAGAGACTCTGCATTCACGCCAGCACACTGGTGGCTGTACAGCCACTTCGTGGCTCTGCCAATAGGGTGGGGTATGGTGGCTATGTATGACAGAAGAGTCCCGATACTCAGAGGGCCCAATAACTCGATGAACACGGGCCTAAAGATAACCATCATCGGCTATCTGGCGACCATGTTCACGATCGGCGTAAACGAGATGTGGCACTTCTGGTTCGTGGAGGAAATCTTCTCCGTTCCAAACCACTGGATGTTCAACATGGGTGTCGTAGTGGCATTCATGGGAGCCCTGGCCTATGTCGTCAGGGTGTACGCCAGACTGGTGGAACTGGGTGCAGAAACACCGGCAAGGAACCCGTATGTAGCAGAGATGTACAAGCTAGCGCTTGAAGGCAAGCTGTACAGCAGGTCGATACCGTAA
- the lysW/argW gene encoding alpha-aminoadipate/glutamate carrier protein LysW → MKKECQECGADINIPEDAVVGEIVTCPDCGGDFEIAAKAADKVELKPAETVGEDWGQ, encoded by the coding sequence ATGAAAAAAGAATGCCAAGAATGTGGAGCCGACATCAACATCCCGGAAGACGCAGTGGTGGGGGAGATCGTGACCTGCCCTGACTGCGGTGGCGACTTTGAAATTGCCGCCAAGGCAGCAGACAAGGTGGAGTTGAAGCCGGCAGAAACAGTAGGCGAAGACTGGGGACAGTAG
- a CDS encoding FUN14 domain-containing protein, which produces MSVDFTSVAASVGVGGVAGFVMGYAIKKILKIVMVIVGLFLAALAYLASQNVITINWDKIGAASTSTLVGLQNATIGATPGAADQVMMAMANIGIPLTGSFAAAFALGFMKG; this is translated from the coding sequence ATGAGCGTTGATTTTACTTCTGTCGCAGCGTCAGTAGGCGTAGGTGGCGTAGCAGGTTTTGTTATGGGCTACGCGATAAAAAAGATTCTGAAGATAGTGATGGTAATCGTAGGTCTATTTTTGGCCGCACTTGCGTACCTGGCCAGCCAGAACGTGATAACGATAAACTGGGACAAGATAGGGGCCGCTTCTACTTCTACCTTGGTAGGGCTACAGAATGCGACAATAGGCGCGACGCCCGGCGCTGCCGATCAGGTGATGATGGCGATGGCAAACATTGGCATACCGCTCACTGGCAGCTTTGCAGCCGCGTTTGCGCTTGGGTTCATGAAGGGCTGA
- a CDS encoding aspartate aminotransferase family protein, which produces MNGEDNYLGTLYQRFPVNVARGKGARIWDVNGKEYIDCMGGYGVALVGHCNDRVVDAIKRQAETLITAHMSVYNETRLEFMKKMAQVAPPGLAKMFFTNSGAESVEAALKFARKFTGKHGVIAMNGAYHGKTFGALSVTYNEKYRKAFMPLLDGVKFVPYGEPSKLEDSIDDTTGAVILEPIQGETGIIVPPDDLIPKIREICNRRNLVLIFDEIQAGLGRTGKMWAGQNWNTTPDIMCLAKGIAGGVPMGLVLTKPEIMDAIKLGEHSSTFGASPLACAAASATLEALTTDGLVDNAAKTGKIFKEKLIALKERHKIIREVRGLGMMLGVELRFEVKDVLFDGISNGLLMLYSGRNIIRLLPPLVMDEATVSRAVEIMDAVLTREEQRRNVN; this is translated from the coding sequence ATGAACGGCGAGGACAACTACCTAGGCACGCTGTACCAGAGGTTCCCGGTAAACGTCGCAAGGGGCAAGGGAGCCAGAATCTGGGACGTAAACGGCAAAGAGTACATCGACTGCATGGGAGGGTACGGCGTTGCGCTCGTAGGGCACTGCAACGACCGCGTCGTTGACGCAATCAAAAGGCAGGCAGAGACTCTGATAACCGCGCACATGTCGGTCTACAACGAGACGCGCCTTGAATTCATGAAAAAGATGGCGCAGGTGGCGCCGCCTGGCCTCGCAAAAATGTTCTTTACCAACTCGGGCGCCGAGTCTGTAGAAGCGGCGCTAAAGTTTGCAAGGAAATTCACGGGCAAGCACGGCGTCATTGCCATGAACGGCGCCTACCATGGCAAGACGTTTGGCGCGCTCTCTGTGACTTATAACGAGAAATATCGCAAGGCGTTCATGCCGCTCCTTGACGGGGTAAAGTTCGTGCCGTACGGCGAGCCTTCAAAACTTGAAGATTCAATAGACGACACCACAGGCGCAGTGATACTGGAGCCCATACAGGGCGAGACAGGCATCATAGTCCCGCCAGACGACCTCATACCCAAGATCCGCGAGATATGCAACCGCAGAAACCTCGTGCTGATATTTGACGAGATCCAGGCAGGCCTTGGCAGGACGGGCAAGATGTGGGCAGGGCAGAACTGGAACACGACTCCGGACATCATGTGCCTTGCAAAGGGCATCGCCGGCGGAGTGCCTATGGGACTGGTGCTGACAAAGCCCGAGATAATGGACGCAATAAAGCTGGGCGAGCATTCGTCAACGTTTGGCGCAAGCCCTTTAGCGTGCGCGGCAGCTTCGGCAACGCTTGAGGCCCTGACGACTGACGGCCTAGTAGACAACGCGGCCAAGACCGGCAAGATATTCAAAGAAAAGCTGATAGCCCTCAAGGAGCGCCACAAGATAATCCGGGAAGTGCGCGGCCTTGGGATGATGCTCGGCGTCGAGCTCCGCTTTGAGGTAAAGGATGTGCTCTTTGACGGAATCAGCAACGGGCTGCTTATGCTGTACTCGGGAAGGAACATTATACGCCTGCTTCCGCCACTTGTAATGGACGAAGCGACGGTTTCCCGCGCAGTTGAAATAATGGATGCGGTACTTACAAGGGAGGAGCAGAGAAGAAATGTCAATTAG
- the argC gene encoding N-acetyl-gamma-glutamyl-phosphate reductase, whose protein sequence is MKVGVVGASGYVGGELLRLLVTHPKVEVSMVTSRQKAGEYVQRVHPSLKGFIDLTFSPMDMEKLANNCDMVFTSVPHGKANKIVKDLYDRGIKIIDLSADFRLKNPKDYIKWYGWEHPFPDMLSKSVYGVPELHREEIKKAQLVSCPGCMAVTSLLALKPLIENNLIDTEHVVVDSKIGSSGAGQKANAGTHHAMRYGVVRPYKPAKHRHTGEIEQELSMIAKKQIKVSMSPHAVNIVRGILTTNHTFLKRKVEELELWKMYRNSYKGEPFVRLIRDKKGLYKFPDPKFVVGSNFCDVGFDIDEDNQRIVALSASDNLMKGAAGSAVQVMNVMFGYEETEGLKYTPLTPV, encoded by the coding sequence ATGAAGGTTGGAGTAGTTGGCGCGTCCGGCTACGTCGGAGGCGAGCTTCTCAGGCTGCTTGTAACACACCCCAAGGTTGAAGTCAGCATGGTGACTTCGCGCCAAAAGGCAGGCGAGTACGTGCAGAGGGTGCACCCCAGCTTGAAGGGTTTCATCGACCTTACATTCTCGCCGATGGACATGGAAAAGCTTGCGAACAACTGCGACATGGTGTTCACGTCGGTGCCGCACGGAAAAGCCAACAAGATAGTCAAAGACCTGTACGACAGGGGAATCAAGATAATCGACCTTTCTGCAGACTTTCGCCTAAAGAACCCAAAAGATTACATAAAGTGGTACGGCTGGGAGCACCCCTTCCCCGACATGCTGTCCAAGTCAGTCTATGGCGTGCCGGAACTGCACCGCGAAGAGATCAAAAAAGCGCAGCTGGTGTCGTGCCCGGGATGCATGGCAGTGACGTCGCTCTTGGCGCTAAAACCCCTCATCGAGAACAACCTTATAGACACCGAGCATGTGGTCGTCGACAGCAAGATAGGCTCGTCCGGCGCTGGCCAGAAGGCAAACGCAGGCACGCACCACGCGATGCGCTACGGAGTCGTCAGGCCGTACAAGCCTGCCAAGCACCGGCACACTGGCGAGATAGAGCAAGAGCTGTCGATGATAGCCAAAAAGCAGATCAAAGTCAGCATGAGCCCGCACGCAGTCAACATCGTCCGTGGCATCCTGACTACAAACCACACGTTCCTCAAGCGCAAGGTCGAGGAGCTGGAGCTGTGGAAGATGTACCGCAACTCGTACAAGGGCGAGCCGTTTGTCCGGCTCATCCGCGACAAAAAGGGCCTGTACAAGTTCCCCGATCCCAAGTTCGTTGTCGGCTCGAACTTTTGCGACGTCGGCTTTGACATTGACGAGGACAACCAGAGGATAGTTGCGCTCTCGGCGTCTGACAACCTCATGAAGGGCGCCGCCGGCTCTGCTGTGCAGGTGATGAACGTGATGTTTGGCTACGAAGAGACCGAGGGCTTGAAGTACACCCCTCTGACCCCGGTATGA
- a CDS encoding argininosuccinate synthase: protein MANKVVLAYSGGLDTSVCIRYLQTLHKMDVITVTVDCGQDDDFAEIERRAKAIGAIKHVYVDAKDEFARDYVIPSIKANGLYQGKYPLATALARPLIAAKTVEVATKENAVAIAHGCTGKGNDQIRFDVTMRALRPDLKIIAPIRDMNLTRDVEIKYAKEQNIPISTEAKKYSIDLNLWGRAVEGGNIEDADFEPPEEAFQYINFKNDKAGYVEIEFDQGVPVAADGKHMSLTDLIQYVNDKAGAHGVGIVDHIEDRVVGIKSREVYEAPAAVTIIEAHRDLEKMVLTKHELAFKRMVDDQWSWLAYAGLWQDPLRTDLDRFIDATQTRVSGKVRVKLQRGSLRVVGRQSRYSLYKNDLATYAAGSTFDQSLAKGFVELWGLQSIIANSVAGTADKKQQQQQQEKLVGGKNRK, encoded by the coding sequence ATGGCAAACAAAGTGGTCCTGGCCTATTCTGGCGGCCTCGACACGTCAGTCTGCATAAGGTACCTGCAGACTCTGCACAAGATGGATGTCATTACCGTTACGGTAGACTGCGGCCAGGACGACGATTTTGCAGAGATTGAGCGGCGCGCAAAAGCAATAGGCGCAATCAAGCACGTCTACGTCGACGCCAAGGACGAGTTTGCCAGGGATTACGTCATCCCAAGCATCAAGGCTAACGGCCTGTACCAGGGCAAGTACCCGCTGGCAACGGCGCTTGCCCGCCCGCTCATTGCGGCAAAGACGGTGGAGGTCGCCACAAAGGAAAACGCGGTCGCAATTGCGCACGGCTGCACCGGCAAAGGAAACGACCAGATCCGCTTTGACGTCACCATGAGGGCGCTCAGGCCCGACCTAAAGATAATCGCTCCAATACGCGACATGAACCTCACAAGGGACGTCGAGATAAAGTACGCCAAGGAGCAAAACATCCCGATAAGCACCGAGGCCAAGAAATACAGCATCGACCTCAACCTCTGGGGCCGCGCTGTGGAAGGCGGAAATATCGAAGACGCCGACTTTGAGCCGCCAGAAGAAGCATTCCAGTACATCAATTTCAAAAACGACAAGGCCGGCTATGTTGAAATTGAATTTGACCAAGGTGTTCCAGTCGCAGCAGACGGCAAGCACATGTCGCTTACCGACCTTATCCAGTACGTCAATGACAAGGCCGGCGCACACGGCGTTGGCATAGTTGACCATATCGAAGACCGCGTCGTCGGCATAAAGTCGCGCGAAGTGTACGAGGCGCCGGCGGCAGTGACAATAATCGAGGCCCACCGCGACCTTGAAAAGATGGTGCTGACCAAGCACGAGCTTGCCTTCAAGCGCATGGTGGACGACCAGTGGAGCTGGCTTGCATACGCCGGCCTGTGGCAGGACCCCTTGCGCACGGATCTGGATAGATTTATAGACGCGACCCAGACCCGCGTCAGCGGAAAAGTGCGGGTAAAGCTCCAGAGGGGATCGCTTCGCGTGGTCGGAAGGCAATCGCGCTACTCCCTTTACAAAAACGACCTGGCGACGTATGCGGCCGGGTCGACCTTTGACCAGTCTCTGGCAAAAGGCTTTGTCGAGCTATGGGGGCTGCAGTCGATAATCGCAAACTCGGTTGCAGGCACGGCCGACAAGAAACAGCAGCAACAGCAACAAGAAAAACTAGTAGGAGGAAAAAATAGAAAATGA
- a CDS encoding ACT domain-containing protein, with translation MSVNEKSITNAVKEVVNNDLSFQDSLQRDYCNISALARIVKPQIDQMLGGKNTSVESIVTALKRSRRDYDVPERPIAAILAGSTVSVKTDVAKVSAAKSKKTIEKVAKSLTQNVDNFISVSESIMSITLVFDDVLLDDVKTMFAHDDVLEVEDDLAAIIVHSPEEIIKTPGCAIAFYNQLARRHINIEDTVSCYTDTIMLVRMDQVGKAFNALTDLISNSRKMPKKKHQHQQHR, from the coding sequence ATGTCGGTCAACGAGAAATCCATCACAAACGCGGTAAAAGAAGTCGTCAACAACGACCTTTCGTTCCAGGATTCGCTGCAGCGCGACTATTGCAACATCAGCGCGCTGGCAAGGATCGTCAAGCCGCAGATAGATCAGATGCTCGGCGGCAAGAACACCAGCGTTGAAAGCATTGTCACGGCGCTAAAGCGCTCAAGGCGCGACTATGACGTCCCCGAGCGCCCTATCGCGGCAATCCTTGCAGGGAGCACGGTCAGCGTCAAGACAGACGTTGCCAAGGTGTCGGCGGCAAAGAGCAAAAAGACGATTGAAAAGGTTGCCAAGTCGCTCACGCAGAACGTTGACAACTTTATCAGCGTGTCTGAAAGCATCATGTCCATCACGCTCGTGTTTGACGACGTGCTGCTTGACGACGTCAAGACAATGTTTGCGCACGACGACGTGCTCGAGGTTGAAGACGACCTTGCCGCCATAATCGTGCACAGCCCGGAAGAGATTATAAAGACGCCGGGGTGCGCCATTGCGTTTTACAACCAGCTTGCGCGCAGGCACATCAACATAGAAGACACGGTAAGCTGCTACACTGACACCATCATGCTCGTACGTATGGACCAGGTGGGAAAGGCGTTCAACGCACTGACCGACCTGATATCAAATTCAAGAAAGATGCCAAAGAAAAAGCATCAACATCAGCAGCACCGGTAA